GATTCCATTCTTTTCTAAATTTCTTGCATGTTTGAAAACCCAACACAAGAGCCAAAAGCCAAAGCAAAGGGTTGAATGGGATGTTTACAGCACTACTGTCATAATGACCCATGATGGATCAATTACTCTTTTAACTGTCCCATCCTCGAACTACAATAGCAGAGGAAACTGAGTCAAGCGCAAATCAGACACAAGGCGAGCTGGTTACTCTTTGTTACTCAGACTTCAAGTATGACAGATGCTGACAATTAGCTTGAGAGGAGAAGTCTCGAATGTGGCACTGAATTCCCAGAGCCTGAGAAACCACAGTCAGTGAagaacacacacgtgcagatGTACAGACCCTGGCACACTCATGCGTACTCCATATCACACTAAGaaggaaacacacaaagctgtTGTCCCTCAGGGAGGGTGATGCTCTCCTCAAGCATTCATTCTCAAATTAGCTTCCTGCGAACTACATGACCACAGCTTGTCTGCAGCAGATCCTGGAAcagttaagttttttttttttctacaaaaaattTCAAATTGAAAGCAGTCGGGATTCCGAAAGTTGCTTTGTGATTTGGAGAATTCGCCAGGATGTCAGTGTCAATTATAAGAGCAAGCCACACTTACATCCAGACATCTGAGAAAGAAGCCTAATATCCTCCTCACATTAAACTCAATCACAATACACCAACATCGGTTTTACTAAACGTTTTTCTTTACTGGTGTCCCTCAAGTTCTGCAAGTCAATAAGAAACACGTTATAACATGAAAGTTGTAAGTTCATGTTGACAGTTTTCTCATCATCTTCAGCTTTGACTGTTCTGGGTATACATACTATTAGTGATGACAGCGTCAGATTGCCCGTATCAAAAGCAGCTTCATCTAAGCAGGTTCCGTAATTTGAAAAAGGAAACCCTGCTCTTCACAAAAATACTTTTGCCTTATAAGGAAGGTGAGGCAGAAATGTAAGCCATGTGATGATATAACAGTTTTGGTGTGTCGCAGTGTGACTGGGCAGCACATCGCAGCACATTTCAGCGCCGTCACCGGATAGCTCTGGTTGCTTTGGTGCAGAGCAACACAGATGGGCTCAGTTTGGTTTGGCGAGGCAGACTGATGTCAATGGTGGTTCTGTGCTGTGAATGgggaacagaaagagaggaaatcCTTGTTTCTGCTGTGGTCAAATTACAAGCCAagtcataacacacacataaacacatataaaCAAATCCAGCCAGATGATAGACTGATGGGTCTGTACGAAGACCAAACCATGTAATCAGAACCTAGTCTAAACATCACCTGTGTACCATGAATGAAAGCTCTGTGGAGAATAgcttttgattgatttgataaTTGGTCCAATTACATAATGCTATGACTCTACCATCCACTAAGCTTATGATCAAACAGGTTCCAATATATGGTAAAAGCAAGTTTCCCTCTCATTCTGGATACTGGATAATACTGGATAGTGGAAATGTTAACACAGAGTGAAGTGTCACTGCGTCATTGAACTTAGTCATTGGTGTTAGTAACACAGCAATGTTAACGTTAATATTAGTTAATATCCAAAatgtatattacattttattgctTATGAGTCATCTTTTCATTCGTAATAGAGAGAATATGTCATATTTCTCAATGCCTTAATCCATCAGATCCCACTGCAGCAATGTTAATTatgtatttatctatattttcattattactCCAGATGTGACCCTTTGTGAGGAGGCGGTCTTCCAGTCACTCCCTTCACTGCGACTCTCCTCGGTGCCCCTAGAGCGGCTCCTGGAGAGTCTTCCCGGGCGAAAGGTGGATCGTAAGAACCTGGAGAGGCTGAAGAAGGCCTGCTCTCCCCAGCAGCAGGTTCTCCAGCTGCTTCGACTGTGGAGGGAGCAGAACAAAGACCAGGACAAGCTGTATGGCATCATACAAGGTACGAACAAAACCTTTGcacttttttgtctttcttcttgtACAAGTCCTGCATTTGAGTATTAATACCTTGTCCCTTCAGGTGTGAACCATTGTGAGAGGAAAGTATCCCGCTGCAACAGCCTAAAAAACCTGACCCTAGAGGACCTCCTAAAGGTCACCAACAGCCTGCCGGGGGTCAAAGTTCAGCAGGAGGATGTCCGGGCTGTGGTCTCTACCTGCCTGCCCAGGCAGTACATCCTACAGCTTCTTCACCTCTGGAAGACAGCAAACTATGACCTGGATCTAGCCAAAGCTCTGTCTCACAGTCTGAGGGTGATGCGCAGCCAGGGGGCACCCCGCTATCTGTGGAAAGGCCTGAAGAGGATCAGCCGCATCATAGGAACCACCTCTGCACACAAGATGTATGAGAATATGTTTGATAGTATGCTGCAGGATGAGTGTTTTAAGGCTTATAAACCGTTAAACGAATAGGGGACTGGGAGTTACAAGCAGGAATATATGCCATCAGCATAAACAGACACGAATGCATTGTCAGACagtaaacacagacataaaaagacaaacacttaGTGAGCGGAGAGATAAATGTATGTGAAAGAGTAGCAAACAAAGGTCACATGATAAAGTCAGGTCTTCAAGATATCGTCAAGAGATATCAAGCTACACATATAGTGCCTAAAGGTATTTTGTCTAAATGTAATATAAGGACAAGATGGGAAGGTAAATTCTTCTTTGCCTGTCTGATTTTATAAAAACAAGGATGTTTTGAGAGATAACAAGGGATGCTAATAACCTTACCTTCTGTCTACAGTATCTGTCTGCAGTCATGAATCTAATAAGCcgaaaaagaaattaaagataCTAGCATGCATCTGTGCACTCCTGGCAAACCCAAGCAAAACATATAATAAACATTTCCTGGGAACTTTTTGACCAGAGtctgtgaaaaatgtaaaactatttaAGATGTAAATAGCACACTATTTTATGGAAGATAGGCTGgcagatgttgtgtttttttattattattattgctttcTCGCTGATTGAGAGGAAGGATTTGGTTTCATAATGAAATACATGTATTTTCTACggttttcctttgtttgttggtttgttctGGACTGCTGGCAAGGAAAGCTcatctgaattttttttaattgtcagCTTTATGAATGTACAAAGGAGTGCAAtgtgttttctatttaaaagaataattttacTTTCTGAGTATGTAAAGgcttgtttttattactttaacaGAAATACTGGATTCCAAATGCTGCAAGTTCATGAAgtgatatttgttttatattttgttttatcacttttatattattaaatgtatttttctttattgtatATATGCCTGACTGGTCCCCTTTAAGCTTGTGTAACTTGTGAATGCTAATGTCAAGTGATCTGATTAAAATCAGTTTGTAAAAATGCATTGTTTCTTTATAAATCAGACACTGGCAGACATTCAAAAACTTTACTTTTGTCATATGATCTCTTCTCATGTTCAAAACAACATTTAGCAAGGCAATGCAGCTTTATTTGTACAGAGCATTTCAACTCAAAGGCAATTCAGAGTTCTTTACATGGGCAAAGAAAAGCATTAGAGTGACATGGgcaataaaaaagaatattacAAGAtagaacaaaataacattttagaaTTAGATGAAATACATATAAATCAGAGTGCAGTAGTAAGCTGTAAGTTGCCTCAGTGCAACAGAGGACATAAAAGCATTAGTGTTTGTGACTCAAGGTACCACCAGTTGACTGCTTCCAAAAGTTCTAAGGGCCCTGATGAGTTAATATCCTTTAGGGAGATCAGAAACTAATTTGGATAGAGATTATTGAGGGATTTagaaacaagcagcagcacattaaaaTCTATTCTATCATTAACTGAAGTTACTAGTAGTTGAAGTTGCTGAAGTTTAATGTCAATGGCCGCTGCAGTAGTTCACCCTGctggaaacaaaagcacaaatccATTTCTCTGGATTTTGTCTGATATGAAACCTCTAATTCTTGTTCTTCATTTTAGATGATAAAAAGCTGATTTAGTTATTGCCTTTATGCGGCAGCTGAAGCTCAGATCTGTGTCTATTGAAATGCCAAGATTTCTAACTTGGCTTTTTGCCCCTTTGTTCTCAAATTAATCGTCAGTGGTAAAAACATGGCCCCTGCCTTCGAGATATGATCTGAATCAACTGGGAGCTGTGGCAGGCTTTCCcatttacactgtaaaacactatCATCCATAATTCCCATTGACCTCTGACTCATGAACATACTGCATCATATATACTGCTGGCAATACAAGTTACAAACAAATCTGTAATATCAAATGACCGCCATTAGAGTTTTAAAAACCTCATTATGATAATGCTTGATGATGATTGTTTGATGGTTGTTTGTTGTAGGATTTCAACAATGTGTACAAGACTTTCCTTTTACAGCTATATATTTGCGATACTCTATATTGTGTGCATATTATACATGTGGTGAGCAGTCATGGTTTTACTTGTCCTTTAGGGAGACCTGCAGTGCTGACACCTTTTGCCTTTCTGTACATCACACATGTCCTGCAACTGTTGGTGAACTGGATTCTGGTCCGGCtgttcagcttcagcttcttgCACAGCGAAGACTGAGGAATCCAGTCTTGAAATGGTTACATTTATCTGTAAAGTTGAAAAAGTTATGGTTAAGTTAACATTTGAGATGGATGAGGTTAGGTAAAGGTTCAAAAATTCCACATTGGGTTTCTCTATGGGTGAGGAAAGAAAGGGCTCAAAAGCCAATTTTATGTCTAAGTGCCGGCCAAACCTTGTGGGCCTCATTTATTCTGAATCCTCCTCAGAGAAAACTGAACATCTTGGATCATCATCATTGTCCTCTGGCTCTGAAACATCTTCCTCCACATCACATATGAGTGTGATAGTGTCTGCCTGGGATATTTTGAAAGGAATTTTGAGTTTGACTCACTGCATTTGCTATGCTTATCACTAATATCTTTACATGTACCCACATGAagtcagcagaagaagaacattACAGACCATCAAACAGTAAATATTTCAGGACACAATGACCCGTCAGTCTTGGTATCAAATGTATTTCTAGCACCAAATATCCAAATCTGTATTTGGAAGAAACAAGcgacttttttttactgttttgttacAGGTACCAAAAGTCATCGTTTAGGCACTTATATTGAAACATATACCCATGAAAGGGTTGCTTCCAAAAGAAGCATTTTTGAGCATAGAcgttcattcttgacctttaACAATATATGTAACACAGTAATCTAAACTCAAAGGTCATCTTACTGGCTTTTCTGAGCATTAAACCACATCTGGCTTCTTGTTCATGTTCTTGTACTTCTTCTATAAGCAGAATATGTAAATCACTTGAGAGTTCATAGAAACTTTGTAGATCTTTGAGCACAAAATGAGCACAGACATTTCACAGTTCAAGATCatgaccaaaaaaagaaaaagtcagtaAAATGGAGATTAAGggtgtttttttctccaactCAAATGACCCACAATGTGAGTGGAGTGTAACCGACTCATTCTTAATCATTGCAAACACACCCCACCATGGCCGTACTATGTTCTCATATTCGGAGGAAACGGATGAGGAGATGAGGTACAAATGTGAAGATATATGTTTGACTCATTACAGTATTTTAAAACAGATCATCTCCATTTTGCTTAATAAGCACATTGGCACTCTCTTTCAGAGACTCACTGACTAACATTCAAATGAGTTCAAAATTTGACTTAACacagatgtttttgtcttttaaaagaACCAGAAAGCAGAAAATCGTCAAAAACAAATCTATATTCTGAGTTTTTATCACCAAGATGCCCTACAAATGACAGCAAAGGGAATTTCAATGGTAATTTTAGAGTCTAAAACCAATTCCTTAAAATTTAACTCCTAAACCATGAGCATGAACTCTaatatattattgattttttttagataaatattaatttcatgTAGGTAAATCGTTATCAATATATCATATCAATTTTTACACGTTTTATTCATATAAACTTAAAGTCTTAGCCGGGGGAAATCACTGTAGGCTATGCATTTAGTGGCATTACAAAAACCACACACAATTCAAGGATCATGATGCAGTGTTTATGTAAAAGCCCTTTCTCATCTGACAACCTAAGAGAGATTTCAGTGTCAGTCAACACATAaagcaaaatgtaaacaaaatcaTTACAGGTCTTATAGCCTGATGATGATCTTAGATCTCATATTCTTTGAATCTTTAGTGGGACCATTTTTGTCTTTACTTGACTGAATTTAGTCGAGCAGGACAGAAAATATCTGCGGAGAAAGAGCAAGTTTAAGATATGTGATTTTACATATTGGATGTCTAGTCCACGAGAACATTTGGGTGTCAAATTTAATTCATTCTGAGTGATTTCCAATAAATGAGAAGCTGGTTTTGTGGAGTGGAAATATCATCTTATTTTcacagacaagagagagagcCTGATCTATTGGATCTATTggatctaataaaaaaaaaaagcttttcgTCAGCTTCACTCACATGACGTATGTAAAACTCAACTTGGCTCTGCATGTGGAAGTTAACCTTTTGAGGAGAGGTTTACAACTCATTCACCGCAAAACCAAACAACGCCCACGATAGTTCCCTCAGCAACGCCATATATTGAACCTGGTCCTACTGTCAAACCCTCTTAAACACAAACGAAGACATGCACATCATCAACATGGTGAGTATTCTGTCTAATGATATGCTATCAAACCTTATCACTCAATAAgaagttaattttttttagtgGAACAGTTTTGGAACTTACCTTTGACTGCAAATTAGAAATATTCTGGTCTCTAGTGGACCCTGAACAGTCACTGTGGGATGCAAATATCAGGTTAGATCAACAAAAGACAAGGCAGTATTATTCTGAGGAGTCACAGGTTGTCTTACGAAGAAAcaaatcacatttcattttatttatatgggCTAAGAGAATCAAAATACAGCTGAAGTGCACTGATGGAAAACAAATCTGGCAAAGTTATTGTAACCTGTGTTTTGAGCAGCTTTTAACAGTAACACCATCCTTTGTAAGACAAATGAGGCTGCAGATAGTACAATCAGATACAGTGATCAAGATTTAGGCAATTTCCAATCAAATGTGAAATTGAACATACACATTTCCAGTTCACTGAGTCCTTATTTGCATTACATTGCTGTGATTCTGtgatttgtttagttttcaaCTCAtctgaaaaatacaacaaaatgatCAGCTGCGTTGAATAACACCATGATCTCAACTTTTGTCTCTCCTCATTCTGGTGTCATTGTGAGATTCCTGTTTTTCATGATTTGGCTGTGAAATCAGTATCGCTTTTACTCCAGGAAAGATGAATCACATCAGCAGTTGAACTGGCTGCAGTATTACAGTAGTAGTGTCACGATCACTGGCCTGTACAATGAGCTGTAGTGAAGGTGACAGTagaagtagcagcagcagcattaaaacATAAATGCTGCAGTAACTTAACAGTACTCGTGCCCCCCCTCCTCAGCTGTTTCTACCGGTGCTGCTCCTGTTCTCTGGTGTCCCCCGCTGTGTGTCAGCGGTGGAGTCCGCCCCCACCTATGAGCACACAGACCCGGTCAGCGGTGAAACCCTCACTTGTGACAAATGTCCGCCCGGCACCCACATGGCCGCGCACTGCACCGCCACCACGCCCACGAAGTGCGCACCGTGCAGCGACGACCACTTCACCGAGTTTTGGAACTACCTGTCTCGGTGTCTGTACTGCAGCAACTTCTGCTTTGAGAaccaggaggtggagagggagtgCTCACCGGTCAGTAACAGGGTCTGCCGCTGCCAGGAGGGCTTCTACCTGACCAGTGATTTCTGTATGAAACACTCACAGTGCAAACCTGGATACGGTGTTCAAACGAAAGGTATTTATTAGGGACTTCTTGTCTAACTAAGGGGCACTTGTAATCGGAATGTGCTTCAATTACAGCGTTACATGCTGAAATAGTTTTAAATAGAACATTATCACGTTTTTCTCACTGGAGGAAATGATATATTCTGAATTTGTATGGTTATGTTTGTTCACAAAGGGCGCgttaatgaataaaacagcaatGATCttgtccacatttttttttaaatctttggaAACAAGTAaggataaatgataaaactatTTAGAAAATGCATTAATCACTCAATATTTTACAGAAGTAGCTGCCCTTAAACAATTGGACTTAAAGTAGAAATCCATGAAGAGTTTGGAAACCACTACTAAAGCATTGTAATGACCCAAAATGCACTGTTGTTTTCTTAAGGCACGCCGGAGAGGGACACCGTTTGTGAAGAGTGCGCCGATGGCTCCTTCTCCAGCTCACTGTCCGCGCTGGATGTGTGCGTAAATCACCGGAAATGTCCGAGCGGACAGATTGAGCTCCTGCCCGGTTCACTTCACACCGACACAGTTTGCGGCACCTGCGCCGATAAAGGTGTGTTCTGGGGACCCTTTAGAATTGATTTAGCTATgcatacaattttttttttttttactttttatggCAGAATTTGAAGTTCAGATTTCAAACTTACGCGGTGCAACTTTCTTTCTCAGGAGAGGCGCTCCGGACCCTCCTCTCAGGGTTCTTCAGTATGCACAAGATACGTGTGGCgaaaatgaagaaaattgtTACCAGGTGAGCTCACACTCTGTGATTCCCACATCAAACCCACCCTCTTTCTTATTCTTGCCCCTTGTCAACCTCCAGCGATTAATCCACACAATACATAGACCCGAATAGACCATCATCTCCCTCCACCACACAGGTACATGCACAAGTCAGGACAGGAGAGGCGCACCAGGGGCACGACTGTCCGCAAACAGAGGGGTCCTCTCCTGGATCAGATGAGAGCCTGGCTGGCTCTGGCTACAGTGGAGCAGCTGACTAAGGTGCCACAGATGCTGAGGGATAATCATCTCACCTCCATGGTAGAAAAACTACGGAGGAGACTCAGTGAGATTGAGCAGCAGAACCCAAACTGTAATTTAACGGTGGTGTAGTTGTATAAAAGACTGACATGGTACATACAGCTTAATATATACCTCTTTCTCCAATTTGgcatttttggccatttgaaAACCAGTATTTTACCATATTTTGTTATGTGCCTGTTGATTGAGCCTCTAAGGCTGACACAGTGATGTTTCATggataaaaatgttattttctttgccTTAGTAGAAACTTATGTTTTATACGTTTTGTTAACGTTTGTGACATTAACCTGGAAGCTTGCAGCAGCTAAATAAAGTACATGTTATAGTCCAAAGTGGTTGTGACCATCTCAAGCAAGAAAAGCACAGCGGCAGCCTGTGGATGTGATTTAACCAAACCACCACAAGGTGTCGCCCTCTTACCTCTTTGACTACTTGTAGCCTGAAACATTTTGTTATTCACATACTGACATTTTTACAAACCCAACCAGAGAGTGTGACCTGTTGAGATCTTCtgtattattttatatgttCAAACATTTGCTCcataattcataataaaaacAGCCTATGCACAGTCCAAACAAGTGACTGCAGCCTGTCTCTCGTTGTCCTGGTGTACTTCACACGTTGACTGTTAGGATCACATCATGGAATttggctt
The nucleotide sequence above comes from Pempheris klunzingeri isolate RE-2024b chromosome 8, fPemKlu1.hap1, whole genome shotgun sequence. Encoded proteins:
- the LOC139205520 gene encoding tumor necrosis factor receptor superfamily member 6B-like; translated protein: MHIINMLFLPVLLLFSGVPRCVSAVESAPTYEHTDPVSGETLTCDKCPPGTHMAAHCTATTPTKCAPCSDDHFTEFWNYLSRCLYCSNFCFENQEVERECSPVSNRVCRCQEGFYLTSDFCMKHSQCKPGYGVQTKGTPERDTVCEECADGSFSSSLSALDVCVNHRKCPSGQIELLPGSLHTDTVCGTCADKGEALRTLLSGFFSMHKIRVAKMKKIVTRYMHKSGQERRTRGTTVRKQRGPLLDQMRAWLALATVEQLTKVPQMLRDNHLTSMVEKLRRRLSEIEQQNPNCNLTVV